A genome region from Arthrobacter sp. SLBN-100 includes the following:
- a CDS encoding glycoside hydrolase family 78 protein: MTANVHPVTFEHLPGALGIGTGTPRLSWKTRAEAGWAQTAYQVSITTAGGQWISERFETPESVLQPWRGRPLASAERAEVSVRVWGTPDAAPSAWSPDAAVEPGLLLPGDWAATAITPAWNEDRDSDRRPPLLRRSFQVPKPVAAARLYVTAHGLYEMEINGTRVGADALSPGWTVYGERLRYYTYDVTGQLAEGDNAMGAWLADGWYRGRFGFNGGHRNLYGDKAALLAQLHMTHDDGSVTVVGTDGQWKASFGPILFTGLYEGEDYDARQLPAGWSSPGFDDDRWQPVVKVQRDTATLVAPEGPPVRCTDEVPPVQVSVSPSGKLILDFGQNLVGRLRINVQGEAGRKVTIRHAEVLQDGELYTRPLRGASATDIYTLAGGAPETWEPRFTLHGFRYAEIDGWTGGEVAANVVARVYHTDMARTGWFECSNPDLNRLHENVLWSMKGNFVDIPTDCPQRDERLGWTGDLQVFAPTATFLYDCSGMLSSWLKDVAVEQAPDGTVPWYVPVIPGGDYWSPVRPGAVWGDVAVLTPWVLYERFSDSKILADQYQSAKSWVDLLDSLAGESHLWNTGFQLGDWLDPSAPPEKPSEARTDRHLVASAYFAWSAGHLAKIAGVLGKPDDELHYLDLASAASKAFASEYILPDGRMTSDAQTAYALALVFDLFPSEELRQLAGKRLAELVREAGNRIATGFAGTPVIADALTGVGELDTAYDLLLEKECPSWLYSVTQGGTTIWERWDSLLPDGTVNPGEMTSFNHYALGAVADWMHRSVAGLAPLEPGYRRILFRPQPGGGLTWASATHETPYGRASISWRTTGSGHRVEIEVPTGTTALLELPGQEPAEVGPGHFEYTVAGVM, encoded by the coding sequence ATGACCGCCAATGTCCACCCCGTGACCTTCGAGCATCTTCCCGGTGCCTTGGGCATCGGGACCGGAACGCCCCGTCTCTCCTGGAAAACCCGCGCCGAGGCCGGCTGGGCCCAGACGGCCTACCAAGTGTCCATCACAACAGCCGGTGGCCAGTGGATCAGTGAGCGCTTCGAGACCCCTGAGTCCGTGCTTCAGCCGTGGCGGGGCCGGCCGCTGGCTTCGGCCGAGCGGGCAGAGGTCAGCGTACGGGTCTGGGGGACGCCGGACGCGGCGCCCAGCGCATGGAGCCCTGACGCCGCCGTCGAGCCCGGCCTGCTTTTGCCCGGCGACTGGGCGGCCACAGCCATCACTCCGGCATGGAACGAGGACCGGGACTCCGACCGCCGGCCTCCGCTGCTGCGGCGCAGTTTCCAGGTGCCCAAGCCTGTTGCCGCGGCCCGCCTCTATGTCACGGCGCATGGACTCTACGAAATGGAAATCAATGGAACCAGGGTCGGAGCGGACGCTCTGTCGCCCGGCTGGACCGTCTATGGCGAACGCCTGCGCTACTACACGTACGACGTCACGGGACAGCTTGCAGAAGGTGACAACGCCATGGGTGCGTGGCTGGCGGACGGCTGGTACCGCGGCCGCTTCGGATTCAACGGCGGGCACCGGAACCTCTATGGCGACAAGGCCGCACTCCTGGCGCAACTGCACATGACGCACGACGACGGCTCCGTCACCGTCGTGGGCACGGACGGCCAGTGGAAAGCTTCCTTCGGGCCGATTCTGTTTACGGGCCTTTACGAGGGTGAGGACTACGACGCCCGCCAACTGCCGGCTGGCTGGAGTAGTCCTGGATTTGACGACGACCGGTGGCAGCCCGTGGTCAAGGTCCAGCGGGACACGGCTACTTTGGTGGCCCCGGAGGGACCGCCGGTACGGTGCACGGATGAAGTGCCGCCCGTGCAGGTCTCGGTGTCGCCATCGGGAAAACTGATCCTTGATTTCGGCCAGAATCTCGTGGGCCGCCTGCGGATCAACGTCCAGGGCGAGGCGGGACGCAAAGTCACTATCCGCCACGCTGAGGTCCTCCAGGACGGCGAGCTCTACACCCGCCCCCTGCGGGGCGCGTCTGCCACGGACATCTACACGCTGGCAGGAGGCGCGCCCGAAACGTGGGAGCCCCGGTTCACACTCCATGGCTTCCGGTACGCGGAAATTGACGGGTGGACCGGCGGGGAGGTTGCCGCGAACGTGGTGGCCCGGGTTTATCACACGGACATGGCGCGTACCGGGTGGTTTGAGTGCTCGAACCCGGACCTTAATCGGCTTCATGAGAACGTGCTCTGGAGCATGAAGGGCAACTTCGTGGACATTCCCACTGACTGCCCCCAGCGGGATGAGCGGCTGGGCTGGACCGGGGATCTTCAGGTTTTCGCCCCGACCGCAACGTTTCTCTATGACTGCTCGGGGATGCTCTCCTCCTGGCTGAAGGATGTAGCCGTGGAACAAGCGCCGGACGGGACTGTGCCGTGGTACGTGCCTGTCATTCCTGGCGGCGACTACTGGTCGCCGGTACGGCCAGGTGCTGTGTGGGGTGACGTTGCCGTCCTCACGCCCTGGGTCCTGTATGAGCGGTTCAGCGACTCGAAGATCCTGGCGGACCAGTACCAGAGCGCCAAGTCCTGGGTGGACCTGCTGGACTCCCTCGCGGGCGAAAGCCACCTCTGGAACACCGGCTTCCAGCTTGGGGACTGGCTGGACCCGAGTGCGCCGCCGGAAAAACCCAGTGAGGCACGGACGGACCGCCACCTGGTGGCCAGCGCCTACTTCGCCTGGTCAGCGGGGCATCTTGCAAAGATCGCCGGTGTGCTGGGAAAGCCGGACGACGAACTTCACTACCTGGACCTGGCCAGCGCGGCTTCAAAAGCCTTCGCCAGCGAGTACATCCTGCCGGACGGGCGCATGACCAGCGATGCACAGACCGCTTACGCCCTTGCCCTCGTCTTCGACCTGTTTCCCAGCGAAGAACTCCGCCAGCTTGCCGGAAAACGCCTCGCCGAACTGGTCCGGGAGGCGGGCAACCGCATTGCCACTGGTTTCGCTGGCACCCCTGTAATCGCCGATGCACTCACCGGTGTTGGAGAGCTGGACACCGCTTATGACCTGCTCCTGGAAAAAGAGTGCCCATCCTGGCTCTATTCCGTAACGCAGGGCGGGACCACTATCTGGGAACGCTGGGATTCCCTGCTCCCGGACGGGACAGTCAACCCGGGCGAGATGACATCCTTTAACCACTACGCCCTTGGTGCCGTGGCTGACTGGATGCACCGCTCAGTGGCCGGCCTCGCGCCCCTTGAGCCGGGCTACCGGCGGATCCTCTTCCGGCCGCAGCCGGGAGGCGGGCTCACTTGGGCTTCCGCAACACACGAAACCCCGTACGGGCGGGCCTCCATCTCATGGCGGACCACCGGGTCCGGGCACAGGGTGGAGATCGAGGTTCCAACAGGGACAACCGCGCTGCTGGAACTTCCCGGGCAGGAGCCTGCCGAGGTGGGGCCCGGTCACTTCGAGTACACCGTAGCGGGCGTTATGTAA